The genomic stretch CAACTCCGAAAACCACCAATGAAACAACTTTGTATTTCACAAGTGATGCGAGAATCGAATAATCCTCCGGAAAATCGGTAGTCTGTAAAATCAACACCACCGGTTTTTCGATTTGCATTAATGATTCATTCACCGAACGCAAATCAGTTGCCTTAGAATCATTGATAGCTTCCACTCCATTGAAGCTTTCAATGTATTCCATGCGGTGTTCAATCAACGAAGGTCTTTCCCTCAATTGATCAACAGAAACCGATAGCAATTCTTTATTTAGTTTGCTTTTCATATCTGCAAATTATAAAGCACGAACGGCGGATTTAAATTGGTGTCCGCGGTCTTCATAGTTTTCGAAAAGATCAAATGAAGCGCAACATGGCGACAACAATACCACCTGGTCTTTTTTCGCTAAACGATACCCAAGTGCAACTGCTTCCTCTGCCGTTTTTGCTTCAGCAATTTGCTCAACCATTCCGGAGAAGTGATTGATGATTTTGGAATTGTCGGTACCTAAACATACAATAGCTTGTACTTTTTGGCGAACCAATTCATCCAGCATCGCATAATCATTGCCTTTGTCAACGCCACCAACAATCCATACAATTGGTTTATTTACCGATTCCAAAGCATACCAGGTAGAATTTACATTGGTAGCTTTTGAGTCGTTAATAAACTCAATGCCATGAACGCGGGCAACGAATTCTAAACGGTGTTCAACATTCTGGAAATCCGACAAACATTCGCGGATGGTTTCCTTTCTGATTTCAAGCAGCTTTGCGGCAATACCGGAAGCCATTGAATTGTAAGCGTTGTGCTTACCCTGGAGTGCAAGGTCAAAAATTGACATAGATAGTGTGGTGTTGTTGGTGGTTATATTGATTGTGTTTGTTTCGTAATCGGCATAAGCTCCTTCTTCTATTTTATGCTTAATAGAAATCGGATACTTATGAGCAGTAATCATTCGGTCTGCCATTTCTTTCATTGTAATTTCATCGTCGGCACAATAAATAAATGCGTCCTCCGATTGCTGATTTTGCAGAATTCTGAATTTGGAATTCACATAATTCTGCAAATTATAATCGTAACGATCTAAATGATCCGGTGTGATATTGGTAAGAACCGCAATGTTGGCACGGAAGTCATACATATTATCCAACTGGAATGACGACAACTCCAATACATAGTGGTCGTGATCTTTTTCCGCCACCTGCATTGCAAAGCTTTGTCCCACATTACCTGCCAATCCCACATTTAACCCTGCACGCTTTAAAATGTGATATGTCAGTAATGTAGTTGTCGTTTTTCCATTGCTGCCGGTAATACAAATCATTTTTGCATTGGTATAGCGTGATGCAAATTCTATTTCAGATAAAACCGGAATATTCTTTTCTTTTAATTTTTTTACGATGGGTGCTTTATCGGGAATTCCCGGACTCTTCACCACTTCAGTAGCATTTAAAATCAGTTCTTCACTGTGTTTTCCCTCTTCAAATGGCACAGAACGTTCCTGCATCATGGATTTATATTTTTCCTTGATGCTTCCCATATCGGAAACGAACACTTCAAATCCCTGCTTCATAGCAAGAATTGCTGTGCCTGTTCCGCTTTCTCCGGCGCCTAATATGACGAGTCTTTTTTTCAACGAAGTTTCAGCGTTACAATTGAAATCACTGCCAGCATTATTCCTACAATCCAAAATCTGGCAACAATTTTAGATTCGTGCATTCCTTTTTTCTGGTAATGGTGGTGCAATGGCGACATCAGAAAAATTCTTCTTCCTTCTCCATATTTCTTTTTCGTGTATTTGAAGTAGGACACCTGCATCATCACCGATAAATTTTCGATAAGGAACACGCCACAGAAAATTGGAATAAGCAATTCTTTACGAATAGCAATGGAGAATACCGCAATGATTCCTCCCAATGCCAGCGAGCCGGTATCACCCATAAATACCTGCGCAGGATAAGCGTTGTACCACAAAAATCCGATACAGGCTCCAACGAATGCAGCAATGAACACAACCAATTCTCCCGAGTCGGGGATGTACATCAGGTTGAGATAATCAGCAAAAGCAAGGTTACCGGATAAGTACGCGAAAATGGCCAATACCGTTCCAATAATAGCAGAAGTACCAGTTGCTAATCCATCTAATCCGTCAGTAATATTTGCTCCATTCGAAACTGCAGTTACAATGACAATAACAATGACCACAAAAATCACCATGGTGAGGATGGACTCTTTCCCGGCGATCCATGAATAATTGAATTCATTGTTTTTTACAAATGGGATAGTGGTTTTAAGTGAACGCGTCTCCTGCCATACGTAATTTCCGTCATCGCATGGAATAATATCGCCTTCACCGGCCACTACTTCATAGGTCTTGTCGGGATCAATCGCAACTTTTTCTTTAATCCGGACATCCTGATGAAAATACAGCGTAATACCTACAATGAGTCCGATTCCGATCTGACCCATCACTTTAAATTTTCCTGCTAATCCTTTTTTATCCTTTTTAAATACCTTGATATAATCATCAATAAATCCAATTGTACCTAACCAGATGGTAGAGACAATCATCAAAATCACATAAATATTTTGAAGCTTAGAAAACAACAATGTTGGAATTAAAATGGCCATTAGAATAATGATACCACCCATTGTTGGTGTTCCCTTTTTCTCCATTTGTCCCTGTAATCCCAAATCACGAATGCTCTCTCCAACTTGTTTATAGCGGAGATATTCAATCAATCGTTTTCCAAAGAGCATGGAAATGATCAGTGATGTAA from Flavobacteriales bacterium encodes the following:
- the murD gene encoding UDP-N-acetylmuramoyl-L-alanine--D-glutamate ligase, with translation MKKRLVILGAGESGTGTAILAMKQGFEVFVSDMGSIKEKYKSMMQERSVPFEEGKHSEELILNATEVVKSPGIPDKAPIVKKLKEKNIPVLSEIEFASRYTNAKMICITGSNGKTTTTLLTYHILKRAGLNVGLAGNVGQSFAMQVAEKDHDHYVLELSSFQLDNMYDFRANIAVLTNITPDHLDRYDYNLQNYVNSKFRILQNQQSEDAFIYCADDEITMKEMADRMITAHKYPISIKHKIEEGAYADYETNTINITTNNTTLSMSIFDLALQGKHNAYNSMASGIAAKLLEIRKETIRECLSDFQNVEHRLEFVARVHGIEFINDSKATNVNSTWYALESVNKPIVWIVGGVDKGNDYAMLDELVRQKVQAIVCLGTDNSKIINHFSGMVEQIAEAKTAEEAVALGYRLAKKDQVVLLSPCCASFDLFENYEDRGHQFKSAVRAL
- the mraY gene encoding phospho-N-acetylmuramoyl-pentapeptide-transferase; translation: MLYYLFQYLDSIDVPGAGVFHYISFRAAMAIITSLIISMLFGKRLIEYLRYKQVGESIRDLGLQGQMEKKGTPTMGGIIILMAILIPTLLFSKLQNIYVILMIVSTIWLGTIGFIDDYIKVFKKDKKGLAGKFKVMGQIGIGLIVGITLYFHQDVRIKEKVAIDPDKTYEVVAGEGDIIPCDDGNYVWQETRSLKTTIPFVKNNEFNYSWIAGKESILTMVIFVVIVIVIVTAVSNGANITDGLDGLATGTSAIIGTVLAIFAYLSGNLAFADYLNLMYIPDSGELVVFIAAFVGACIGFLWYNAYPAQVFMGDTGSLALGGIIAVFSIAIRKELLIPIFCGVFLIENLSVMMQVSYFKYTKKKYGEGRRIFLMSPLHHHYQKKGMHESKIVARFWIVGIMLAVISIVTLKLR